ACAGCGCGCGTCCCGCCATACGCGCCTTCAGGCGGCGAGTTGGTAGCTCTTCAATATCAATCGCGCCTTCGTTGGTCCAGGCAATATTGCGCAGCAGGCCAAACATGCCGGTGAGATCAAGGCCGTGAGGTTTGACTAAGCGATGCGACAGTAGGTGCAGCTTTAAATACACCTCTGGCACGCTTTGCGGGGCTTGGTCGGTGTCCAGGAACATGGCTACCAACGGGCGTTGGCTGGCAGAAAGCGCTTCAGCAAGCTCCGCTTGGGCAGAGTGGCCTGCGGCTTCTAACGCTTTGGCCAGCCGCGTGCAGTCTTCCGGGAGAAAACTGATGGCGGCATTGCCCTTGGGCGCATCTAGCGCTTGTTGAGCGGCCTCCACCAGACTTGCTTCTGGGTTGAACAGTGGCGCCGGGTAATAAACTTCCAGCCAGTTGCCCTGAGTGTTTTGAGTGCCGATTCCAAGCGCAAAGCTCAGCATAAGTCGTCGTCCTGTCGTTAGAGAAAAGGGTAGTAAAATGAACGGTGTGTCACAGCGGCTACCCGCCTAGCTGATCGTAATCGCCGTCGCGGTAGCCGACTAAAAAGGTTTTATCGCCAACTTCTAAGAGCGGCCGCTTAAGCAGCGTGGGATGTTGAATAATGAGCTGGCGTGCTGACGTATCCAGCGAGTCTTTCTCCTCTTGAGAAAGATCGCGCCAGGTTTTACTGCGCTTGTTGACGGCATCAACCAGCGCGACGCCTTCTAAAATATGTTCAAGTAGGCCCGCCGAAAGGCCATCTTTGCGCAAGTCGTAGGTTTTGAACGCAATGCCTTTCTCTTCCAATGCTTTGCGCGCCTTGCGGCAGGTATCACAAGTATCGATGATGTAAAGCGTCAGCATATGACCTCCTTTGAATGACCCATTATGCAGCGAGTGCTTAGCGGCCACTACTCAGTAACGACATGTCCGCCATGTTTCATCAATCACGTTTAATCAGCCACGTTCAATCAATTGGCGAATTCGCTGGGCCGCTTCAAGCGTGGGCGCTAACTCGGCGACCAGCGCTAATCGCAAACGGCCGGCGCCGGGGTTTTTGCCACTTCTGCCGGTGCGGCCCATTAAACTGCCGGGCAAAACGCTTACGTGCTGCTCAGCAAATAGGCGTTGGGTAAAGGCAATGTCGTCACCGCCCGGTACCGCAGGCCATAGGTAAAAACTAGCCTCCGGCGCTGGAAAGTCCATTACGGGTGCGAGTACATCGGTGACGGCGCTAAACTTTTCGCGATAGGCGTCGCGATTCGCGCGCACGTGCTGCTCATCCTGCCAGGCGGCGATAGAGGCATGTTGCAGCGGTAGCGACATGGCGCAGCCGTGATAGGTACGGTAGCGCTTAAAGGGCGTCAGTAATGCCGCATCGCCCGCCACAAAGCCTGAACGCAGCCCTGGCAAGTTGGAACGCTTGGAGAGCGAGTGGAAAACGACACAGCGGCGATAATCGTCGCGCCCCAGCTCTGCGCAGGCTTGCAGTAGCCCCGGCGGCGGGGCGGCTTCGTCAAGATAAAGCTCTGAATAGCACTCATCGGAGGCAATAATAAAATCATGCTCATCAGCCAGCGCAATCAGTTGCTTGAACTCATCAAGGGGCGTAACCGCACCGGTAGGGTTGCCCGGCGAGCAGATAAAGACGATCTGCACCTCGCGCCACGTGGCGGCGGGCACCGCACTAATGTCAGATCGAAAGCCATTCTCAGCGGTGCAGTCTAGATAAAGCGGCTCGCCGCCGGCAAGTAGCGTCGCGCCTTCGTAAATCTGATAAAACGGATTGGGTACGGCAACCTTGGCCGGGCGGGTGCGATCCAGCGCCGCCTGAACAAAGGCGAAGATGGCTTCTCGCGTGCCGTTAACCGGCACTACGTGGCGCTCGCTATCCAGCTCGCGCAGTTTAAAGCGCTGGCTTGCCCAGGCGGCGATGGTTTGGCGCAGAGCAGGCAGGCCGTTAGTGGCCGGATAGCGGGCCATTTCTAGCTGATGCGCCACCATGGCTTCAAGCGCTGCGGGATAGGGCGCGTGCTGAGGTTCGCCAATGGTCAGCGAGATAGGTGCGAGTTCTACTGGCGGAGTGAGCGCCGCCTTGAGCGCGGCCAGCTTTTCAAACGGGTAGGGATGCAGGGCGTCGAGGTCGGCGTTCATGATGTGTCCGTTAATGGCTTGGCTGGCGTAAACCGACAATTATAGGCAAGCCTCGGTGTAGGCTCAAACCTAACCGGGCTTGCGATGAGACTTAAACGCCCAGTACCTCAATCAAACGTTCGCGCAGCTGCTGCTGGCGCTCGGGGTCGGTTAACGGTTCGCCAGCCTTCGTGGTAATGAAAAATACGTCTTCTACGCGCTCGCCTAGCGTGGCAATTTTTGCCGCGGAAAGCGCGATGTCCTGCTCCATGAAAATACGCCCTACTCGGGCCAGCAGGCCTGGGCGGTCGGGGGCCGTTAACTCTAATAGAGTGCGCTCGTTGGCCGGGTCTTGCTCAATAATGACCTCTGTGGGCACCCTGAAATGCTTGAGTTGGCGCGGGGTATGGCGAGTAACAATATTGGGATAGTCGTCAGGATCATCAAGCTCTTCGACTAAGTGCTGGCGCATCTCCTCGATGTACGCAGGATCGCGGATCGGCTGGCTGTGGCTGTCGAGGACGATAAAGGTGTTTAGCGTCCAGTCATTATGCGAGGTGGCAATGCGCGCATCGTGGATCGATAGGCCGAGCTGCTCCATCGCGGCCGCGGTGGCGGCAAATAAATCATCCACCGAGCGGGTGTGGATAAATACCTTGGTGCCGCCTTCGGCCATGTCTGCCGTGGGCGCGCTAATCAGCACCAGCGGTAGCGGCGACTGGTTGTGATTAAGTATGCCCTGAGTTTGCCAGACGATTTCACTTGGCGCGTACTGTAAAAAGTAATCTTCCCCCAGCGAATCCCAAAGCTGGTCAATTTGCCCACGATTCACGCCAACGGTTTGTAGCAGCGAGCGCGCTTCTGTTTTCGTCTCGCGTACCCAGTCGTCCCGGTCCGGTGGGTTATTCAGGCCGCGGCGCAGGGCGCGTTTTGTTTCGGCGTGAAGTTGGCGCAGTAGCGATGCACGCCAGCCGTTCCACAGCGTAGGGTTGGTGGCATTGATGTCGGCGACGGTGAGCACATACAGGTAGTCTAGGCGGATCTCATTGCGCACGATGAGAGCGAAGTCACGAATCACATCAGGATCGCTAATGTCGCGTTTTTGTGCCGTCATCGACATCAGCAGATGGTGCTCGACAAGCCAGCTAACAAGGTTGGTGTCATGCAGCGATACATGGTGCTTTTGGCAAAAATGCTCCACGTCGCGAGCGCCGATTTCTGAGTGATCGCCGCCACGGCCCTTGCCGATGTCATGGAACAGGCCGGCAATCCACAGCAGCTCTAGCTTTGGCAGCTGCGGCATTAGCGCAGCCGCTACCGGGAAGTCGCCTTTGGCGTCCGATTTACGAAAGCCGTGCAGAAACTTAAGCAGCCGCAGGGTGTGAGCATCGACGGTATAGATATGAAACAGATCGTGCTGCATGAGGCCCACCGCGCGGCCAAATTCAGGCAGATACTTGCCTAAAATGCCGTAGCGGTTCATGCGGCGCAGCTGGCGTGGCACGTTGCCAGGGGCGCGCATAATGGCCATGAATAGCCGCTGGTGGCGAGGCTCGTCGCGATAGTGGTCGTCAATTTGGTGGCGGTGGTCACGAATTAGCCGGATCGTGTCCGCGCGCACCCCTTCAATCTCTGGGTGTTGGGCCATGAGCAGAAACAGTTCCAGCATGGCCGCGGGCGTTTCGCGAAATAGAGTGCGCGAGCGCGCTTGAATGTAACCGCCTTTGGTCTCAAAGCGCTCGTTGAGTTTGACGGTCTCCAGGGCCTCTTTGCCGCGCAGAATGACCTCGTCAAAATGCTGTAGCAGCATGTCGTTAAGGCCTGCGAGCGCGGTGACATGCCGGTAGTAGCGTTTCATGAATTGCTCAACCGCCAGGCGTTCAGGCGTGTCGCGAAAGCCAAACATTTCAGCAATGGTGCGCTGGTGATCAAACAGCAGGCGGTCTTCAGCGCGGTCGGTGAGCATGTGCAGGGCGTAGCGCACCTGCCATAAAAACGCCTGGCCCTGACTTAGAATGCGCAGCTCGGCATCGTTCATAAACCCTTTGGCAACGATGTCCGTGTACTGCTCGGTGTCAAAATGGCGCTTAGCAACCCAGCCGATCATTTGGATGTCGCGCAGGCCGCCGGGGGAGCTTTTAAGATTGGGCTCCAGGTGATACTCAGAGTTGTTGTAGCGGTAATGGCGGGATATTTGCTCCTGCCATTTAGCCTCGAAAAAGCGGTCGGCGGGCCAAATATTGTTGGCGCTTAGGCGCTGGTGCATGGCGACCCGCAGGCTTTCAGGTCCAGCGATGAGGCGCGATTCGAGCAGGTTGGTAATCACCGTCACATCGGCTTCGGCTTCTCGTTCGCAGTCATTGAGCGAGCGCACGCTATGGCCAATTTCAAGGCCGATATCCCATAAGAAGGTGATAAACGCGGTGAGCGGTTCGCGGTAAGCGGTGTCATCGTCCTGCTCCAGCAGTAGCAGCAGGTCGATGTCCGAGTGAGGATGAAGCTCGCCTCGGCCGTAGCCACCCACTGCGACCAGTGCGACACCGTCATCGGGCCACGCTTGCAGTGCCCAGGCGATTGCCAATAGTTGGTCTAGATACCAGGCGCGGCCACGCACCAAGTCGCGAATGTCCGCACCGGCGCGAAACTGGTCGTCTAGGCGCGCCTGCAGCTCGCGCAGGGCCGCCTTAAACGGGGCAATTGGGGAGCGCGAGCCTGCAAGCTCGGCGCGAAAGGCTTGCAGGTCGTAAAGCGAGGTGTCCGGTTCGAACCGGTAGTGGTGTAGGAGCATCAGTTGGGCAAAAAGCTGAAGTCTTCTTCGCTACGTGCGGTCAGCACCTCAACGCCAGACTCAGTGACCAGCAGCGTATGTTCCCACTGGGCAGAAAGGCTGCGGTCTTTGGTGACGGCCGTCCAGCCATCGCGCAGTACCTTGGTTTTGTAGCCACCAACATTGATCATCGGCTCGATCGTGAAGCACATGCCCGCCGCCAGTTTAATATCGGCATCCGGCGCGTAGCCATCGTAGTGTAAAAACTGCGGCTCTTCGTGAAACTCGGCACCCAGGCCGTGACCGCAGAAATCGCGGACTACCGAATAGCCGTTCTCTTCAGCGTGCTTTTGAATCACCCGCGCGAGTTCAGAAAGGCGCGCGCCGGGTTTTACTAATTCGATGCTTTTATACAGGCACTCTTGAGTGATACGGCTTAGCCGCTCGCCCTGAATATTTTCACCGATGATGAACATAACGCTGGAGTCACCGTGATAACCCGCAGGGGTTTTAACGGTGATATCCAGGTTCATGATGTCGCCTTTTTTCAGCGTTTTGGCATCGTCGGGAATGCCGTGGCACACCACGTGATTCAGCGAGGTGCAGGTCGCCTTGGGAAAGCCATGATAGTTCAGCGGCGCCGGGATCGAGCCCAGTTCGTTAACAATGTATGCGTGGCAAAGGCGGTCGATCTCGCCGGTGCTGATGCCCGCCTGCACATAAGGGGTGATCATTTCGATGACGCTGACCGCTTGGCGTCCGGCTTCGCGCATGTGTTCGATTTCAGAAGGCGTCTTGATAGGAACGTTCATGAATACTCGATTTGAATGTAAATGGGGCAAATAGGATGGCGCAATTTAAAACCGTCAAACGGGGCGCGACTTCATCTTGGCGATGATCTATGGTATAAAGCCGCGCGCTTTCCTGCAATCGTGATTCCGAGCTTCTTTATTGGCTGGGTGCACGTTGAAGGGCGGGGCAATGAATATGCAGTGTGCCACGAAGCGGCGCGT
This DNA window, taken from Vreelandella profundi, encodes the following:
- the dapC gene encoding succinyldiaminopimelate transaminase encodes the protein MNADLDALHPYPFEKLAALKAALTPPVELAPISLTIGEPQHAPYPAALEAMVAHQLEMARYPATNGLPALRQTIAAWASQRFKLRELDSERHVVPVNGTREAIFAFVQAALDRTRPAKVAVPNPFYQIYEGATLLAGGEPLYLDCTAENGFRSDISAVPAATWREVQIVFICSPGNPTGAVTPLDEFKQLIALADEHDFIIASDECYSELYLDEAAPPPGLLQACAELGRDDYRRCVVFHSLSKRSNLPGLRSGFVAGDAALLTPFKRYRTYHGCAMSLPLQHASIAAWQDEQHVRANRDAYREKFSAVTDVLAPVMDFPAPEASFYLWPAVPGGDDIAFTQRLFAEQHVSVLPGSLMGRTGRSGKNPGAGRLRLALVAELAPTLEAAQRIRQLIERG
- a CDS encoding [protein-PII] uridylyltransferase produces the protein MLLHHYRFEPDTSLYDLQAFRAELAGSRSPIAPFKAALRELQARLDDQFRAGADIRDLVRGRAWYLDQLLAIAWALQAWPDDGVALVAVGGYGRGELHPHSDIDLLLLLEQDDDTAYREPLTAFITFLWDIGLEIGHSVRSLNDCEREAEADVTVITNLLESRLIAGPESLRVAMHQRLSANNIWPADRFFEAKWQEQISRHYRYNNSEYHLEPNLKSSPGGLRDIQMIGWVAKRHFDTEQYTDIVAKGFMNDAELRILSQGQAFLWQVRYALHMLTDRAEDRLLFDHQRTIAEMFGFRDTPERLAVEQFMKRYYRHVTALAGLNDMLLQHFDEVILRGKEALETVKLNERFETKGGYIQARSRTLFRETPAAMLELFLLMAQHPEIEGVRADTIRLIRDHRHQIDDHYRDEPRHQRLFMAIMRAPGNVPRQLRRMNRYGILGKYLPEFGRAVGLMQHDLFHIYTVDAHTLRLLKFLHGFRKSDAKGDFPVAAALMPQLPKLELLWIAGLFHDIGKGRGGDHSEIGARDVEHFCQKHHVSLHDTNLVSWLVEHHLLMSMTAQKRDISDPDVIRDFALIVRNEIRLDYLYVLTVADINATNPTLWNGWRASLLRQLHAETKRALRRGLNNPPDRDDWVRETKTEARSLLQTVGVNRGQIDQLWDSLGEDYFLQYAPSEIVWQTQGILNHNQSPLPLVLISAPTADMAEGGTKVFIHTRSVDDLFAATAAAMEQLGLSIHDARIATSHNDWTLNTFIVLDSHSQPIRDPAYIEEMRQHLVEELDDPDDYPNIVTRHTPRQLKHFRVPTEVIIEQDPANERTLLELTAPDRPGLLARVGRIFMEQDIALSAAKIATLGERVEDVFFITTKAGEPLTDPERQQQLRERLIEVLGV
- a CDS encoding Spx/MgsR family RNA polymerase-binding regulatory protein, whose translation is MLTLYIIDTCDTCRKARKALEEKGIAFKTYDLRKDGLSAGLLEHILEGVALVDAVNKRSKTWRDLSQEEKDSLDTSARQLIIQHPTLLKRPLLEVGDKTFLVGYRDGDYDQLGG
- the map gene encoding type I methionyl aminopeptidase codes for the protein MNVPIKTPSEIEHMREAGRQAVSVIEMITPYVQAGISTGEIDRLCHAYIVNELGSIPAPLNYHGFPKATCTSLNHVVCHGIPDDAKTLKKGDIMNLDITVKTPAGYHGDSSVMFIIGENIQGERLSRITQECLYKSIELVKPGARLSELARVIQKHAEENGYSVVRDFCGHGLGAEFHEEPQFLHYDGYAPDADIKLAAGMCFTIEPMINVGGYKTKVLRDGWTAVTKDRSLSAQWEHTLLVTESGVEVLTARSEEDFSFLPN